A part of Miscanthus floridulus cultivar M001 chromosome 6, ASM1932011v1, whole genome shotgun sequence genomic DNA contains:
- the LOC136458774 gene encoding ABC transporter B family member 4-like, with amino-acid sequence MNATDSRAGDQNGRDGEEKKDAAPAKVSLLGMFRYADRLDILLMAVGTVAAVANGVAEPLVSLLFGKVIDSFGDSTVQNILRSVSKVVLDFVYLGIGAAVVSFLQVSCWTTAGERQSARIRSLYLNAVLRQDIAFFDTELTTGQAVSRMSSDTLVIQDALGEKAGKILQLSSSFFGGFVIAFTRGWLLTLVMLTSLPLIAIAGAVSAQFLTKVSSKKLTSYGDAGDTVEQTIGAIQTVVSFNGEKKAITMYRKFIKKAYRTDILEGLINGFGMGSVFCIMFSSYGLAFWYGGKLIVDKGYTGGKIITVLLAVLTGAASLGSATPSVSSIAQGQSAAYRLFETIERKPEIDSGDTSGIVLEDMKGDVELKDVHFRYPARPDQLILHGLSLQVASGTTMAIVGESGSGKSTVISLVERFYDPQAGEVLIDDINIKNLRLSWIRQKIGLVSQEPLLFMTSIKDNIMYGKEDATLEEIKRAAELANAANFVDKLPNGYDTLVGQRGAQLSGGQKQRIAIARAILKDPKILLLDEATSALDVESERIVQEALNRIMVERTTLVVAHRLSTVRNVDCITVVHQGKIVEQGSHEALVKDPHGAYSQLIRLQETHADERHNIADSGAPDSRSKSTSLSHRRSMNKDSFGNSNRQSFKTPLGLSVELHEDQTTREQKTEELSDVVVLKKAPIGRLFKLNMPELPVLLLGSIAASVHGVIFPLFGILISSALKSFYEPPDKLRKDTSFWALISVVLGVGCFISIPAEYFLCAVAGGKLIERIRTLSFQSIVHQEVAWFDNASNSSGALGTRLSVDALNVRRLVGDNLALIVQSIASLTTGFVIAFVADWRLALIITCLIPLLGAQGYIQVKFLKGFNKHAKEMYEDANQVATDAVGSIRTVASFCAEKRVVTTYNQKCEALRKQGIRSGIVGGLGYGFSFLIVYLTCGLCFYVGAQFVHQGKTTFSDVFRVIFALVMAIFVVSQASALASDATKARAAAISIFSILDKKSKIDSSSDDGMTLENVTGIIDYNNISFKYPSRPDVQIFSDFTLHIPSGKTVALVGESGSGKSTVIALLERFYDPDSGRISLDGIEIKSLKVSWLRDQMGLVGQEPLLFNDTIRANITYGKHGDVTEEEVMAVAKAANAHEFISSLPQGYDTVVGENGIQLSGGQKQRVAIARAIIKDPKILLLDEATSALDAESEHIVQDALDRVMVSRTTIVVAHRLSTIKGADTIAVLKEGKIVEKGKHEALMRINGGAYASLVELHSKSE; translated from the exons ATGAACGCGACCGATAGCAGAGCTGGTGATCAGAATGGCAGAGACggggaggagaagaaggatgcgGCCCCGGCAAAGGTGTCCCTGCTCGGCATGTTTAGGTACGCGGACCGCCTGGACATTCTGCTCATGGCGGTGGGCACGGTGGCGGCCGTGGCCAACGGCGTGGCGGAGCCCCTTGTGTCCCTCCTATTCGGCAAAGTCATCGACTCCTTCGGTGACAGCACCGTGCAGAACATCCTCCGCAGCGTCAGCAAG GTTGTTCTGGATTTCGTATATTTGGGCATCGGAGCAGCTGTTGTCTCATTCCTTC AGGTGTCATGTTGGACGACGGCAGGAGAAAGGCAGTCAGCCCGAATCCGTTCTTTATACTTAAATGCAGTCCTGAGACAAGACATTGCATTCTTCGATACAGAGTTGACAACAGGCCAAGCGGTCTCTAGAATGTCAAGCGATACCCTAGTGATCCAGGATGCTCTCGGAGAGAAG GCAGGAAAGATTCTACAACTCTCTTCTTCCTTTTTTGGTGGTTTTGTAATAGCATTCACAAGAGGCTGGCTCCTCACCCTTGTCATGCTAACATCGCTACCACTAATTGCTATCGCCGGTGCAGTTTCTGCTCAGTTTCTAACCAAGGTTTCCAGCAAGAAACTGACATCTTATGGAGATGCTGGGGACACAGTTGAACAGACCATAGGGGCTATTCAAACG GTAGTTTCCTTCAATGGAGAGAAAAAAGCCATCACAATGTACAGAAAATTTATAAAGAAGGCATACAGGACTGATATTTTGGAAGGCCTTATCAATGGTTTTGGCATGGGATCTGTATTTTGCATCATGTTCTCCAGCTATGGCCTAGCTTTCTGGTATGGTGGAAAGCTAATCGTAGACAAAGGCTATACTGGTGGGAAGATTATCACAGTTTTACTTGCTGTGTTAACCGGTGCAGC GTCTTTAGGTAGTGCAACACCCTCTGTTTCTTCAATTGCTCAGGGTCAATCTGCAGCGTACAGATTGTTTGAAACGATTGAGAGGAAGCCAGAGATAGATTCAGGTGATACCAGTGGTATCGTTTTAGAAGATATGAAGGGTGATGTTGAACTAAAAGATGTTCACTTTCGCTACCCTGCAAGACCTGATCAACTGATATTACATGGATTATCATTGCAAGTAGCCAGTGGGACGACAATGGCCATAGTTGGAGAGAGTGGAAGTGGCAAGTCAACTGTCATCAGCCTAGTTGAACGATTCTACGATCCACAGGCTGGAGAAGTTTTGATAGACGACATTAACATCAAGAATCTAAGGCTTAGTTGGATAAGACAGAAGATCGGTCTGGTCAGCCAAGAACCACTGCTCTTCATGACCTCCATTAAAGATAACATAATGTATGGTAAAGAAGACGCAACACTTGAAGAGATCAAGAGAGCAGCTGAGCTTGCAAATGCAGCAAATTTCGTAGATAAGTTACCAAAT GGCTATGATACATTGGTTGGGCAACGTGGTGCACAGCTTTCTGGAGGACAAAAGCAAAGAATTGCAATTGCAAGAGCCATCCTTAAAGATCCAAAAATACTTTTGCTCGATGAAGCAACAAGTGCGTTGGACGTGGAATCTGAGAGGATAGTTCAGGAGGCACTGAATAGGATAATGGTGGAAAGGACCACACTCGTTGTCGCTCATCGTCTGAGCACCGTAAGGAATGTTGACTGCATAACTGTTGTTCACCAAGGGAAAATAGTTGAACAAG GTTCTCATGAAGCTTTGGTGAAGGATCCCCATGGGGCTTACTCCCAGCTTATTAGGCTACAGGAGACTCATGCTGATGAAAGGCATAACATAGCAGATTCTGGGGCGCCAGATTCTAGATCAAAAAGCACAAGTTTGTCACATAGACGGTCAATGAATAAAGATTCTTTTGGTAATAGCAATAGACAGTCCTTCAAGACCCCCTTAGGATTGTCAGTTGAGTTGCACGAGGATCAGACCACACGCGAACAGAAAACAGAAGAGCTCTCCGATGTTGTGGTGCTTAAGAAAGCACCCATTGGGCGTCTTTTTAAGCTTAATATGCCAGAACTGCCAGTTCTTCTATTAGGCTCTATAGCAGCATCAGTGCATGGAGTCATTTTTCCATTGTTTGGTATATTAATATCTAGTGCTCTGAAATCGTTCTATGAACCACCAGATAAGCTGCGAAAGGATACTAGCTTTTGGGCATTGATATCAGTTGTTTTGGGAGTTGGATGTTTTATTTCCATCCCAGCAGAATATTTTCTGTGTGCAGTTGCCGGGGGAAAGCTTATAGAGCGTATTCGTACATTGTCATTTCAAAGCATTGTGCACCAAGAAGTTGCTTGGTTCGATAATGCCTCAAATTCCAG TGGTGCACTTGGTACACGGCTTTCAGTCGATGCGTTAAATGTCCGGCGCTTAGTAGGAGATAACTTGGCCCTAATAGTGCAATCTATAGCTTCATTAACAACTGGATTTGTCATAGCTTTTGTCGCAGACTGGAGGCTTGCACTGATCATCACATGCTTGATTCCTTTGCTAGGTGCACAGGGTTATATTCAAGTAAAGTTCTTGAAGGGATTTAACAAACATGCTAAG GAAATGTATGAAGATGCAAATCAAGTTGCAACTGATGCTGTCGGTAGTATCAGAACTGTAGCATCTTTCTGTGCAGAGAAAAGAGTAGTTACAACATACAACCAGAAATGCGAAGCACTTAGGAAACAGGGAATTCGAAGTGGAATTGTTGGAGGCCTTGGTTATGGCTTCTCATTCTTAATTGTGTATCTCACATGTGGTCTTTGTTTCTATGTTGGTGCGCAGTTTGTACATCAAGGAAAAACTACATTTTCAGATGTTTTTAGG GTTATCTTTGCCTTGGTTATGGCAATTTTTGTGGTTTCACAGGCAAGTGCACTGGCCTCAGATGCAACCAAGGCAAGGGCTGCTGCTATTTCCATTTTCAGTATTCTGGATAAGAAGTCAAAAATTGACTCAAGTAGCGATGATGGGATGACACTGGAGAATGTCACTGGCATCATTGATTACAACAATATCAGTTTCAAGTACCCGTCACGCCCTGATGTCCAGATATTCAGTGACTTTACCTTGCACATTCCTTCTGGGAAG ACAGTGGCACTCGTTGGAGAGAGCGGTAGTGGCAAGTCCACAGTAATTGCTTTACTGGAGCGATTCTATGATCCTGATTCCGGTAGAATCTCACTAGATGGCATTGAAATTAAGAGCTTAAAAGTAAGCTGGCTAAGGGATCAAATGGGGCTAGTAGGCCAGGAGCCACTGCTTTTCAATGACACAATTCGTGCCAACATAACATATGGGAAACATGGTGATGTAACAGAGGAAGAGGTCATGGCTGTAGCCAAGGCAGCCAATGCCCATGAGTTCATATCAAGCCTCCCTCAAGGATATGACACCGTGGTAGGCGAGAATGGAATTCAGCTGTCTGGTGGGCAGAAACAACGGGTAGCTATTGCAAGGGCCATAATCAAGGATCCTAAGATACTACTCCTTGATGAGGCAACGAGCGCCCTGGATGCTGAATCAGAGCACATTGTTCAAGACGCATTGGACAGAGTCATGGTCAGCCGCACCACCATTGTGGTGGCACACCGCCTCTCCACGATCAAAGGGGCTGACACGATTGCAGTCCTCAAGGAAGGCAAGATTGTAGAGAAAGGAAAGCATGAAGCCCTGATGCGCATCAACGGTGGAGCCTATGCTTCACTAGTAGAGCTCCACTCGAAATCTGAATAG
- the LOC136456427 gene encoding glucan endo-1,3-beta-D-glucosidase-like has protein sequence MARGARPSARLLLLSLGLVLLYFSSGSSVGVADAQKTWCVARPSASNDILSLNLNYTCSQVSCAVIQKGGPCYYPDNLVSRAAVAMNLYYAANGRHPWNCYFNSSALVVQSDPSYGSCTYY, from the exons atgGCAAGAGGTGCTCGGCCATCTGCGCGGCTCCTGCTCCTCTCCCTGGGGCTTGTGCTCCTCTACTTCAGCTCAG GAAGCAGTGTTGGCGTTGCTGATGCCCAGAAAACGTGGTGCGTGGCCAGGCCGTCGGCGTCCAACGATATCCTGTCTCTGAACCTCAACTACACGTGCTCCCAGGTGAGCTGCGCCGTGATCCAGAAGGGCGGGCCATGCTACTACCCGGACAACCTGGTGTcgcgcgccgccgtggccatgaaCCTCTACTACGCCGCCAATGGCAGGCACCCCTGGAACTGCTACTTCAACAGCTCGGCGCTCGTGGTGCAGTCCGATCCCAGCTATGGCTCCTGCACCTACTACTGA